The Blattabacterium cuenoti genome includes the window AATTTGATTCTTAATCAAAATGATAAAAATATTTTAATTTTTGGACTTAGCTTTTCTTTATTAGATTTTATAGAAAAATATAATCATTTAAAACAAAATGAATATCAAAATAAAGTCATAATTATGGAAACAGGAGGAATGAAGGGAAAAAGAAAAGAAATTATTAGAGAAGAATTACATAATCTTTTAAAAGAATTTTTTTGTGTAAAGGAAATTCATTCGGAATATGGAATGACAGAATTGCTGTCTCAAGCATATGCAAAAAAAAACGGAATATTTAGATGTCCTCCTTGGATGAGAATATATATAAGAGATGCTGAAGATCCTTTTATACATGTAGATAATAATAAAATAGGAGGGATTGATATTATTGATTTATCGAATTATTTATCTTGTCCTTTTATTTCTACTGAAGATTTTGGGAAGAAAATCAATGAAAATGAATTTGAAGTCTTAGGAAGAATGGATTTTTCAGATATGCGAGGATGTAATCTAATGACCATTTGCTAGAAAGCTAAAAAGGATGCATCTTTTTTTGATGAAATATGGGATAATGCATTGTGATACAATAGTATAATATCTTCTATGTTTTCCGTAATTTTTTTTGATTGTAAAAGAATATCCAACATCAAAAAAGTATTTTTTGTTCCATATTTATTATGGATGATTCCCATAACCTGTTGATTCATTTGCTCTTCAATTTTTTTTAGAATTTTATTTTGTATTATACAAGGAAATTGAATTTTTTTACAATTTCTATCTTTTGTTATTCTTTTTATGATGTTGAAATGTTCAATCATAAGATATTCAAGTGTTAATAAATTCTTCTTTTGTTTATATTTTAAAGGTTTATGGCTGTTTATCACATGAAACAATGTATGATTTGTTATAATGTCTGAAGATTCAATGATTTCTTTAGTTTTGTTGTATACATGTAAATAAAGGATTCCAGCAATTGGTTTTTTATTCTTTGTTTTTCTAATCACTTTAATTAAAGAGTAATGTATATCTGTAAAATTTTCTTTTACTTTTAAAAAAGAATTTCGATTTTTTTGAAGAATTTTTAAATTTTCTTGAGTAATTCCTTCTATACTATTTTTATAAATGTTTTCAATATATTCAAGTATCGGTTTTAGAATATCGAAAGTTTTGTTTAAAGTCCCCTCTAAAGTTAAATTCATTATTCCAATAAATGGTTTTTCTTTTATTTTTTTATCTTGCATTTTATCATAGTTTTTATAACTTCTA containing:
- a CDS encoding LuxE/PaaK family acyltransferase, whose amino-acid sequence is MNFKKKIFSIFSKKEFDNLTWDIFHYQIKNNKIYKNYLKSLEVDPFEIKNISEIPFLPISFFKTHRILSSNITDCYDIIFTSSGTTGIQSKHYVKNLSVYIDSIRKSFEFFYGPIEKFKFLGFFPTDTDIKNSSLIYMVKYLIQKTYQNGSHFVFSTYDQEGDFNLILNQNDKNILIFGLSFSLLDFIEKYNHLKQNEYQNKVIIMETGGMKGKRKEIIREELHNLLKEFFCVKEIHSEYGMTELLSQAYAKKNGIFRCPPWMRIYIRDAEDPFIHVDNNKIGGIDIIDLSNYLSCPFISTEDFGKKINENEFEVLGRMDFSDMRGCNLMTIC